Proteins encoded together in one Thalassotalea crassostreae window:
- a CDS encoding PolC-type DNA polymerase III, protein MLNRLANTIVVLDFETTGLSPATGDRAIEIGAVRLQNGVVVDSFQQLMNPGQRVNSFIEQYTGISNEMLADAPSCEQVMNDFADYIGDDNLLAHNASFDKKFLDAELQRVGRSYSGQFACSLLVSRRVYQDAPNHRLGTLVKYKDIASDGDFHRALFDSQMTAKLWLEILSDIETKYQIEQVDFNLIKKLSSLSKAKVDGYLRSIS, encoded by the coding sequence ATGTTAAATAGGTTAGCCAACACCATAGTCGTACTCGATTTCGAAACAACAGGACTATCACCGGCAACAGGTGATCGAGCAATTGAAATTGGTGCAGTTCGATTGCAAAACGGAGTCGTGGTTGACTCTTTTCAGCAATTAATGAACCCAGGACAACGGGTTAATAGTTTTATCGAGCAATACACAGGGATCAGCAACGAGATGTTAGCCGATGCGCCAAGTTGTGAGCAGGTGATGAACGACTTTGCTGATTATATTGGCGATGATAACCTACTTGCCCATAACGCGTCTTTTGATAAAAAGTTTTTAGATGCCGAATTGCAACGAGTAGGGCGCAGTTATTCTGGTCAATTTGCGTGTTCATTATTAGTTTCAAGGCGTGTATATCAAGATGCACCCAATCACAGGTTAGGTACGTTAGTTAAGTACAAAGATATCGCCAGTGATGGAGATTTCCATAGGGCGTTATTCGACTCACAAATGACGGCGAAATTGTGGCTAGAAATATTGTCGGATATCGAAACTAAATACCAGATAGAGCAAGTAGACTTTAATCTAATCAAAAAATTATCGTCGCTATCCAAAGCAAAGGTAGATGGTTACTTGCGAAGCATTAGTTAG